The Metabacillus litoralis genome contains a region encoding:
- the flgK gene encoding flagellar hook-associated protein FlgK — MRSTFMGLETAKRGMFAQQSALHTTGNNIANANTEGYTRQRVNLKATEAYPSLGINRPQIPGQMGTGVEVDSVQRVRESFLDIQYRSENNKLGYWDSRANALQKMEEIMNEPSDTGLANSLDQFWQSLQDLALDPTNAGARSVVRERGNAVADTFSYLATSLKSVQGDLKNELDVSVKEVNSIANQLNNINKQISEIEPNGYLPNDLYDERDRLLDKLSSLANIKVSYNPSGGNALKISEGTATVEIVDDNGKILGTLVDAKSQRVNELSVTFKKITDDNGNISDGLVEGVKIGSKSISIMDFNSAGKVSGLIDSYGYSETLSDGSVVEYGLYPQMLNDLDTMAYTFGTAFNAVHSEGWTLNDFDSDTKAPNTTNSKINFFTLGGVAFGNNSKGAASLIQISKEIQDSTNNIAAAYYDGKTLPEIGNGKNAVQLSNVKNGILTIGTTNTTLQNFYEGIIGGMAVNAQEAERLTTNSTVLKDSVEERRQSVSAVSLDEEMTNMIQFQHAYNASARMITLQDEILDKIINGMGISGR; from the coding sequence ATGCGTTCAACTTTTATGGGGTTAGAAACGGCTAAGCGTGGGATGTTTGCGCAGCAGAGTGCACTTCATACGACGGGTAATAATATTGCGAATGCGAATACAGAGGGTTATACACGCCAGCGTGTAAACTTAAAAGCAACAGAAGCTTATCCATCACTAGGAATCAACCGGCCGCAAATCCCTGGGCAAATGGGGACAGGTGTTGAAGTTGATAGTGTCCAACGTGTAAGAGAGAGCTTTTTAGATATTCAATATCGCTCGGAAAATAATAAACTAGGGTACTGGGATTCTAGAGCAAATGCCCTTCAAAAGATGGAAGAAATAATGAATGAACCATCAGATACTGGTTTAGCTAATTCACTTGACCAATTTTGGCAGTCTCTTCAAGATTTAGCTCTTGACCCAACGAATGCAGGTGCCCGATCTGTTGTACGTGAGCGAGGTAATGCTGTTGCAGATACGTTTAGTTATTTAGCTACATCTTTAAAATCTGTACAAGGTGACCTGAAAAATGAACTAGATGTATCAGTAAAAGAAGTGAACTCAATTGCTAACCAATTAAATAATATTAATAAACAAATCTCAGAGATAGAACCAAACGGTTATCTACCGAATGATTTATATGATGAACGTGATCGACTTTTAGATAAATTATCATCGCTAGCTAATATTAAAGTATCCTACAATCCTTCAGGCGGAAATGCTCTGAAGATATCAGAAGGAACAGCAACCGTTGAAATCGTCGATGACAACGGCAAGATACTAGGAACCTTAGTAGATGCAAAAAGCCAGCGAGTAAATGAATTAAGTGTTACCTTTAAAAAAATCACTGATGATAATGGAAATATTTCCGATGGACTTGTTGAAGGTGTGAAAATTGGCTCCAAATCAATTAGCATTATGGACTTTAACAGTGCTGGTAAGGTTAGTGGATTAATAGATTCATATGGATATTCTGAAACGTTGAGTGATGGTAGTGTTGTTGAATATGGGCTGTATCCGCAGATGTTGAATGATTTGGATACAATGGCGTATACGTTTGGAACGGCATTTAATGCTGTTCATAGTGAAGGATGGACATTAAATGACTTTGATTCTGATACTAAAGCTCCTAATACAACCAATAGTAAGATTAACTTCTTCACTCTTGGAGGCGTGGCTTTTGGTAATAACTCAAAAGGAGCAGCTAGCTTAATTCAAATATCAAAAGAAATTCAAGATTCTACAAACAACATCGCTGCAGCCTATTATGACGGTAAAACTTTACCTGAAATAGGTAATGGTAAAAATGCCGTTCAATTATCAAATGTTAAAAATGGGATCCTTACTATCGGAACAACCAATACAACTCTTCAGAACTTTTATGAAGGAATTATTGGTGGAATGGCAGTAAATGCTCAGGAAGCAGAAAGACTTACAACGAATAGTACTGTTTTAAAAGACTCTGTAGAAGAGAGAAGGCAGTCAGTAAGTGCTGTTTCTCTAGATGAAGAAATGACGAATATGATTCAATTTCAGCATGCTTATAATGCATCTGCAAGAATGATTACATTGCAGGATGAAATACTAGATAAAATCATAAATGGCATGGGGATATCAGGAAGATAG